In uncultured Bacteroides sp., one genomic interval encodes:
- a CDS encoding RHS repeat-associated core domain-containing protein, producing the protein MKKYISILPFLLLLFSVTINAQTSKTDTTFLPEVKATILLNSNSDKINFESSQISPNSNPLISSKMKSVRAYASSLNIGNTVGAIPIQKGINSVGAMTANVPIDVVSGIAGIQPNLAIAYNSLGGNGLLGYGWELSGISCIARKGYDVFHNGKTTPISITGDLTLDGKRLIKDNNYLKQIGERSWITKYYLESSNKSCVVYAYGSGPQYYTIYSFYKFEVIYPDGKKAEYERSYNNLSWFITKISDANGNCMNYNYAVIDNHPYISSISYGGNSAKKTAHFETINFNYEARRDSSKVFNMGNAIIESRRLTQLSTSKGIYKFSYSNDFYSLLDSISYKSDGKQLKPLTFNYGNGSSSTQMSRITGNLKSYFTEGNRETINACTGIYDIYSGEEGLVLYPKKNAYVWGKYKDFPYNAYHSEYSADDVILIKSVFDDISPANIIKVGDGFRELLTMNIDQLPKTEEIVKINLNGSFNGTQNLSFSILTPNAYGGWFNRTKSFIFPAAFRYNHTYYSAYPMSFLSGDFNGDGIEEVCAIRQKENAMGLNYNSGVYLFNLKSESSGLDSYSFYETPFNIEMEDRVIPGDYDGDGKPELYHFTETGIDVYSFVPSPTASAPLAFTLQKIATTNAINRGDFDWEERERTGNIFSARWYAKHTVLLGDINGDGKMDIIRTPAYGTKKGNKQIMHDPLWIQCLSTGSGTFEISKYTPAGWIDTYKDTFMHDFNGDGRSDLISLKDNNVQIWLSDGHKINSTMQASYPLGDLATDGKFLTVGLQQSNHNRILAHIKDGKFTRLLVPNNEKVNAFLTSIQDSYGVKTAISYSRIDGIPEFNTEYDNSVYTAGYGAKFPFENYNGYFWVANNIKSFDTNSGKTYENTSYSYQNAIIHRQGLGLCGFESIIAKDNISEKSNSTIYDPFNFNILKQQSNDKGKVENDYSVTITSDKEPIIRLLKQTNSDILTGNVSTSENKYDEFGNITENTKNYGNILTETTTTNYTNILSDSINLIGLPNSTKVQKVRGSDTFKTSREITYSDAHLPITVVDKKNDQLALTTEFEYDQWSNITKRTEKAYSSKDKLSTSYQYNNNGRFLTSLTDSREHTTNYSYNAKGLLEKETDYKGNVTQYSYDSFGRKSLTINPDKTQESITYNWVNNANFLFSISKEETGKPRSVTYYDAVERECRNSFFNFSGKEIKTDKTYDERGRISKVSLPFSGTSASLWNTYTYDDYDRITSLAYASGKSTTYSYSGNDVTETENGIATTKKYDASGSLISVTDETGTITYNLRPDKQPKDITAPGNIVTSFDYDNYGRRTSITDPSAGKKSETYDDDGNISSSTDANGKVTTMTYHKDGNIKSKIRPEFSTEYKYNDDGLITSAQSTNGTSSFYEYDLLNRPLTEKENVLDSIWFQKSYNYADGNVSSIVYTSQNGNIGSEDYTYTNGTLTEVKLNNNTSIWRLNEENDLSQPLSVTTGVLNRTYTYDQYGLSTGRATENIQNASYTFDPLKGNLLSRKDNLRGIQENFTYDNLNRLTGFGDKTTTYDEKGNILSMSGVGNMEYTLSEKPYAVSGIDVAGNSVPLRSQKVTYASFMRPLTIEEDGYKATFDYNADGSRVKTKFTKDNGYNLTRFLIDNKYEISDELNVGSAEYLYLAGDVYSAPAVYIKDKNTDGQWHLYYICRDYLGSITHITDANGALVQELSYDAWGRLRNPADQKVYEPGKEPKLFLGRGYTGHEHLSAFGLINMNARLYDPVLGRFLSPDPYVQAPDFSQNFNRYSYCINNPLKFSDTSGELFGIDDLTFAIIGGVINLGVNIYQGNIHGNIWQCIGQGAAAFGTGAAAGALATYGPVGWAAGGAIVGSTNAWLGGGTGKDILVGGVVGSVSGVAGGYAGQFAANSLGAVVINGFKITSPVLNGAVGGAIGGAASGYAGGFTGGLIMTGDIELANKTGFSGLTSGAAIGSVAGAIGGYKYAKDNKISPWNGDKINLHHSDPKFMGGDPQQDLTPMGQSRHQSLHNEMNEYLKEQMDDFGNNMRPQKNNPGKLIQQNFSRELRINALKNFYDLNRFRYIDARYDFYKNNGIRWKP; encoded by the coding sequence ATGAAAAAATACATTAGCATACTACCTTTTTTATTGCTACTATTCTCAGTAACAATAAATGCCCAAACTTCGAAGACGGACACTACATTTCTTCCAGAAGTTAAAGCCACAATACTATTAAATTCTAACAGTGATAAAATTAACTTCGAATCATCCCAAATCTCGCCCAATAGTAATCCTTTGATTTCTTCAAAAATGAAGAGCGTACGCGCGTATGCCTCCTCATTAAACATTGGAAATACTGTTGGGGCCATTCCTATTCAAAAAGGAATAAACAGTGTTGGGGCAATGACTGCCAATGTTCCCATCGATGTAGTTTCCGGTATAGCAGGAATCCAACCTAACTTAGCAATAGCTTACAATAGTTTGGGAGGTAATGGACTACTTGGATATGGATGGGAACTATCCGGGATATCATGTATAGCCAGAAAAGGGTATGATGTATTTCATAACGGAAAAACAACTCCAATATCAATTACAGGAGATTTAACTCTTGATGGAAAAAGATTAATAAAAGATAATAATTACTTAAAACAAATAGGAGAACGGAGTTGGATTACCAAGTATTATCTTGAAAGTTCAAACAAAAGTTGTGTTGTATATGCTTATGGTTCAGGCCCACAATATTATACAATATATAGTTTCTACAAATTTGAAGTTATATATCCTGATGGCAAAAAAGCAGAATACGAAAGATCATACAACAACTTATCCTGGTTTATAACAAAGATTAGTGATGCTAATGGGAATTGCATGAATTATAATTATGCAGTCATTGATAATCACCCTTATATTTCTTCTATATCATACGGTGGAAACTCCGCAAAAAAGACAGCTCATTTTGAGACAATAAACTTCAATTATGAAGCAAGAAGAGATTCTAGTAAGGTGTTTAACATGGGAAATGCCATAATAGAATCAAGACGCTTAACTCAACTATCTACAAGTAAGGGGATTTATAAATTCTCTTATTCTAATGATTTCTATAGCTTATTAGATAGCATCAGCTATAAGTCAGATGGAAAACAGTTAAAACCTCTTACTTTCAATTACGGGAATGGGAGTTCAAGCACCCAAATGTCACGAATAACGGGTAATTTAAAAAGTTATTTCACTGAAGGGAATCGTGAAACAATTAATGCATGTACAGGCATATATGATATTTATTCAGGGGAAGAGGGGTTAGTTCTTTATCCAAAGAAAAATGCTTATGTATGGGGAAAATATAAAGATTTTCCTTATAATGCATACCATAGTGAATATAGTGCAGATGATGTTATTCTTATCAAATCAGTATTTGATGATATATCACCTGCTAATATAATAAAAGTAGGAGATGGTTTTCGTGAACTGCTAACTATGAATATAGATCAGTTACCTAAAACTGAAGAAATTGTAAAAATAAATCTTAACGGAAGTTTTAATGGAACTCAGAATCTGAGTTTTTCTATACTTACTCCAAATGCTTATGGTGGTTGGTTCAATAGGACTAAAAGCTTTATATTCCCTGCTGCTTTCAGGTATAATCATACTTATTACTCAGCATATCCAATGAGTTTCTTATCCGGAGACTTTAATGGGGACGGTATTGAAGAGGTTTGTGCAATACGCCAAAAAGAAAATGCTATGGGTCTAAACTATAATTCGGGAGTTTATCTATTTAATCTTAAAAGTGAATCTTCCGGCTTAGACAGTTACTCCTTTTATGAGACACCATTCAATATTGAAATGGAAGACAGAGTAATCCCTGGTGATTATGATGGAGATGGAAAACCAGAACTTTACCACTTTACAGAAACGGGCATAGATGTGTATTCATTCGTGCCATCACCAACCGCATCTGCTCCTTTAGCCTTTACCCTGCAAAAAATAGCTACTACTAATGCTATAAACAGAGGAGACTTTGATTGGGAAGAAAGAGAAAGAACCGGCAATATTTTTTCAGCACGATGGTATGCAAAACATACTGTTTTACTTGGAGATATAAATGGAGATGGTAAAATGGATATAATACGAACACCAGCCTATGGAACAAAAAAGGGTAATAAGCAAATTATGCATGACCCATTATGGATACAATGTTTATCCACAGGATCAGGTACATTTGAAATAAGTAAATACACTCCTGCAGGTTGGATTGATACTTACAAAGACACATTTATGCATGATTTTAATGGTGACGGAAGAAGTGATTTAATAAGTCTTAAGGATAACAATGTTCAAATATGGCTATCAGATGGACATAAAATAAATTCCACCATGCAAGCATCATACCCATTAGGAGACTTAGCAACCGATGGTAAATTCTTAACAGTCGGTTTACAGCAGTCTAATCATAACCGTATCCTTGCACACATCAAGGATGGTAAGTTCACAAGACTACTTGTTCCGAATAATGAGAAAGTGAATGCATTTCTCACAAGCATTCAAGATAGCTATGGGGTAAAAACAGCTATTTCTTATTCACGTATTGACGGAATACCTGAATTCAATACTGAATATGATAATAGTGTATATACAGCAGGCTACGGAGCTAAGTTTCCATTCGAGAACTATAATGGCTATTTTTGGGTAGCCAATAATATTAAATCTTTTGATACAAATTCTGGTAAAACGTATGAAAACACCTCATATTCATATCAAAATGCTATTATCCATAGACAAGGTTTAGGACTTTGCGGTTTTGAAAGTATAATTGCCAAAGACAATATTTCTGAAAAATCAAATTCAACGATATATGATCCTTTTAACTTTAATATACTCAAACAGCAGTCTAATGACAAAGGAAAGGTAGAAAACGATTACAGTGTTACAATTACCAGTGACAAAGAACCTATAATCAGATTGCTTAAACAGACAAACTCAGACATTCTTACCGGTAATGTTTCCACCTCGGAAAATAAATATGATGAATTTGGAAATATCACAGAAAATACGAAAAACTACGGGAACATATTAACAGAAACAACAACAACAAATTATACTAATATCCTTTCTGATTCTATAAATTTAATTGGGCTTCCCAATTCTACAAAAGTACAAAAAGTTCGTGGTAGTGATACTTTTAAAACATCAAGAGAAATAACATACTCGGATGCACATCTTCCGATAACGGTGGTCGATAAAAAGAATGATCAACTGGCTTTAACAACAGAATTTGAATATGATCAATGGAGTAATATTACAAAAAGAACGGAAAAAGCATACAGCTCAAAAGATAAACTATCAACCTCGTATCAGTACAATAACAATGGAAGATTCTTAACTTCTTTAACTGATTCAAGAGAGCATACTACCAATTATTCTTATAACGCAAAAGGATTATTGGAAAAAGAAACTGATTATAAAGGAAACGTTACTCAATACAGTTATGATAGTTTTGGGAGAAAGAGCCTAACAATAAACCCTGATAAAACTCAAGAAAGTATAACCTATAATTGGGTGAATAATGCAAACTTCCTCTTTAGCATTTCCAAAGAAGAAACAGGAAAGCCACGTTCTGTAACATATTATGATGCTGTAGAAAGAGAATGCAGAAATAGTTTCTTCAATTTTTCAGGCAAAGAAATAAAAACAGATAAAACCTATGACGAAAGAGGACGTATTTCAAAAGTATCATTACCATTCTCCGGTACTTCTGCCAGTTTATGGAATACTTATACTTATGATGATTATGATAGGATAACCAGCCTGGCGTATGCTTCCGGCAAAAGTACAACATATTCTTATTCCGGAAACGATGTAACAGAAACAGAGAATGGTATAGCAACTACAAAAAAATATGATGCTTCCGGAAGCTTAATAAGTGTTACAGACGAAACTGGAACAATCACCTATAATCTGCGTCCGGACAAACAGCCAAAAGACATTACTGCCCCAGGAAATATTGTTACTAGCTTTGATTATGACAATTATGGTCGACGTACCTCAATTACCGATCCCAGTGCCGGAAAGAAATCAGAGACTTATGACGATGATGGTAATATATCGAGCTCTACTGATGCCAACGGAAAAGTAACAACAATGACTTATCATAAAGATGGAAACATAAAATCTAAAATAAGACCAGAATTCTCTACTGAATACAAATACAATGATGATGGATTAATAACATCTGCACAATCAACAAATGGAACAAGCTCATTTTATGAATATGACTTATTAAATCGCCCTCTTACAGAAAAAGAAAATGTCCTGGACAGCATTTGGTTTCAAAAAAGTTATAATTATGCCGATGGAAATGTTTCATCAATTGTATATACGTCACAAAATGGGAATATAGGTTCTGAAGATTATACCTATACCAATGGTACATTGACCGAAGTTAAACTGAATAATAATACTTCAATATGGAGACTAAACGAAGAAAATGACCTTTCTCAACCTCTTTCCGTTACCACTGGAGTGTTGAACCGCACATATACGTATGATCAATATGGCCTGTCAACCGGTAGAGCAACGGAAAATATTCAAAATGCATCATACACATTTGATCCCCTAAAAGGAAATCTTCTTTCAAGAAAAGATAATTTACGTGGCATTCAGGAAAACTTCACTTATGACAACTTGAATAGACTTACCGGATTCGGTGATAAAACAACAACGTATGATGAGAAAGGAAACATCCTTTCTATGAGTGGTGTGGGCAATATGGAATATACGCTTTCTGAAAAACCGTATGCTGTATCAGGAATAGATGTAGCAGGAAACTCAGTTCCATTAAGAAGCCAAAAGGTAACTTATGCCAGTTTCATGCGTCCACTTACAATTGAAGAAGACGGATATAAAGCTACGTTTGATTATAATGCAGATGGCAGCAGAGTTAAAACTAAATTTACAAAAGATAACGGATATAATTTAACTCGTTTCTTAATTGATAATAAATATGAAATTAGTGATGAACTTAATGTTGGTTCTGCTGAATATTTGTACCTTGCGGGCGATGTTTATTCTGCACCAGCAGTATATATTAAAGACAAAAATACTGACGGACAATGGCATCTTTACTATATTTGCCGTGATTATTTAGGTAGTATTACCCATATTACTGATGCAAATGGTGCTTTGGTACAAGAGTTAAGCTATGATGCTTGGGGACGTTTGCGCAATCCTGCAGATCAAAAAGTATATGAACCAGGCAAAGAACCTAAACTATTTTTAGGTAGAGGATATACCGGACATGAACATCTATCGGCCTTTGGATTAATTAATATGAATGCCCGTTTGTACGATCCGGTATTGGGTAGATTCTTATCACCTGATCCGTATGTGCAAGCACCCGATTTTAGCCAGAATTTTAATCGATACAGTTATTGTATAAATAATCCTTTAAAATTTTCCGATACTTCTGGAGAGCTTTTTGGTATAGATGATCTTACTTTTGCCATCATTGGAGGTGTTATTAATTTAGGAGTAAACATTTATCAAGGTAATATACATGGTAACATTTGGCAATGTATCGGTCAAGGAGCAGCAGCATTTGGAACTGGCGCTGCTGCTGGAGCATTAGCTACATATGGACCTGTAGGCTGGGCAGCTGGAGGAGCTATTGTTGGCTCAACAAATGCTTGGTTAGGAGGAGGAACAGGCAAAGATATTCTTGTTGGAGGAGTAGTTGGATCAGTATCAGGTGTTGCTGGTGGATATGCCGGACAATTTGCAGCAAACTCATTAGGAGCTGTAGTAATTAATGGTTTCAAAATAACAAGTCCCGTATTAAACGGAGCTGTAGGTGGGGCTATTGGAGGAGCAGCTAGTGGATATGCTGGTGGTTTTACAGGAGGGTTAATAATGACCGGAGATATTGAACTGGCCAATAAAACAGGATTCAGCGGTTTAACTTCCGGTGCTGCTATTGGATCTGTTGCAGGAGCTATTGGTGGATATAAATATGCAAAAGATAATAAGATTAGTCCTTGGAATGGTGACAAAATTAATCTACATCATTCTGATCCCAAATTTATGGGTGGTGACCCTCAACAAGATTTGACTCCAATGGGACAATCGAGACACCAAAGTCTTCATAATGAAATGAATGAATACTTAAAAGAACAAATGGACGACTTTGGAAATAATATGAGGCCACAGAAGAATAACCCTGGAAAGTTAATTCAACAAAATTTTTCACGCGAATTGAGAATTAACGCATTAAAAAATTTCTATGACTTAAATAGATTCAGATATATAGATGCAAGATATGATTTTTACAAAAACAATGGAATAAGATGGAAACCGTAA
- a CDS encoding T9SS type A sorting domain-containing protein, with product MKKIFLLISLINIVFISLYGQSKVKYVYDSAGNRVERVIILSTKGSSIEKEEATPHFLEESISKQQVRFYPNPVKTNLTLEIDNIDNEFSGELMLYDQLGRLLKHQKIDKLSTNIDMSNYASGYYVMKVTIKGEQSTWKVIKE from the coding sequence ATGAAAAAAATATTTCTACTTATTTCTTTAATTAATATTGTATTCATATCACTATATGGGCAGTCAAAAGTTAAGTATGTATATGACTCTGCCGGTAATAGGGTTGAAAGAGTCATTATACTTTCAACTAAAGGATCAAGTATAGAAAAAGAAGAAGCTACACCTCATTTTTTAGAAGAATCAATATCAAAACAGCAAGTAAGATTTTATCCAAATCCGGTTAAAACAAACTTAACATTAGAGATTGACAACATTGATAATGAATTCTCTGGCGAATTAATGCTTTATGATCAACTAGGAAGACTATTGAAACATCAAAAAATTGACAAATTGTCTACAAACATAGATATGAGTAATTATGCCTCAGGTTATTATGTGATGAAGGTTACTATAAAAGGTGAACAATCCACATGGAAAGTGATAAAAGAATAA
- a CDS encoding DUF3244 domain-containing protein — translation MRSIKFLFILALFFFTLKAYCIKAKKVNLTKESHPISLKSQVYHHSNPSSMSYFVEAYLLENGNLMLAFNVEKKNISILVTNSIGEVIYDEYVDVTSNTSIYIPIIGLETEYSIILSDGTTKLKGVFDIED, via the coding sequence ATGAGATCTATTAAATTTTTATTTATTCTAGCGCTATTTTTCTTCACACTAAAAGCCTATTGTATAAAAGCAAAAAAAGTCAACTTAACAAAGGAAAGCCATCCTATTAGTTTAAAATCTCAAGTTTATCATCACAGTAACCCTTCTTCTATGAGTTATTTTGTAGAAGCCTATTTGCTAGAAAATGGGAATCTAATGCTAGCCTTCAACGTAGAGAAAAAAAATATTTCAATACTCGTAACTAATAGTATTGGTGAAGTTATATATGATGAATATGTAGATGTAACATCAAACACATCAATATATATTCCCATAATAGGTTTAGAAACTGAATATTCAATCATTTTATCTGATGGGACTACTAAATTAAAAGGTGTATTTGATATAGAAGATTAG
- the ltrA gene encoding group II intron reverse transcriptase/maturase yields the protein MKGRMQKISAVNDSCPQKNRTESEGYVGVQTFIGITENNLTEVHFTKDDLLERILSPANLNKAYKQVLSNGGSGGVDKMETEELLPFLKLHKDKLVTSLMAGYYHPNPVRRVEIPKDNGKKRQLGIPTVVDRLIQQAISQVLSPIYEREFSNNSFGFRPKRSAHKALQTAQSYINAGNKYAVDLDLEKFFDTVNQSKLIEILSRRIKDGRVISLIHKYLRAGVIIGHKFEKSSRGVPQGGPLSPLLSNIMLNELDKELEHRGHPFVRYADDCMIFCKSKRSASRTMKHIICFIEETLFLRVNREKTKAGYVRGMRFLGYSFYNIKGGFRLSVHPKSYAKLKARLKELTGRSNGMGYDKRKYELHQFIRGWIEYFKLADMQNHLKRIDQWLRRRLRMCIWKYWKKIKTRSDNLIRCGIDKVRALSFSNARKSYWRMARCQILKEAISNENLSKAGYPCLMDYYRKVAS from the coding sequence ATGAAGGGAAGAATGCAGAAAATATCAGCAGTGAATGATAGCTGCCCGCAAAAGAATAGGACGGAATCCGAAGGCTATGTGGGAGTGCAGACTTTTATAGGGATTACTGAAAACAACCTCACGGAAGTGCATTTTACAAAAGATGATTTACTGGAACGTATATTGTCGCCTGCCAATTTGAACAAGGCTTATAAACAGGTCCTATCGAATGGTGGCAGTGGAGGTGTCGATAAAATGGAAACAGAAGAACTTCTTCCGTTTCTGAAACTCCATAAAGATAAACTGGTAACATCTTTAATGGCTGGTTATTACCATCCTAATCCTGTTCGTAGGGTAGAAATCCCTAAGGACAATGGCAAGAAACGCCAGCTTGGTATCCCTACCGTAGTTGACCGTCTTATTCAACAAGCCATATCACAAGTTTTGTCTCCGATTTATGAACGTGAATTCAGTAACAACAGCTTCGGTTTTCGTCCGAAACGCAGTGCGCATAAAGCGCTGCAAACGGCCCAGAGTTATATTAATGCAGGTAATAAATATGCCGTAGATTTAGATTTGGAGAAGTTTTTCGATACAGTCAACCAAAGCAAGCTGATAGAAATTCTTTCCCGCAGGATAAAAGATGGGAGAGTGATTTCTCTTATCCATAAATATCTCCGCGCGGGAGTTATAATTGGTCATAAATTTGAGAAAAGCAGTCGGGGAGTTCCTCAAGGTGGTCCCCTTAGTCCGCTACTGAGCAATATAATGCTCAATGAACTGGACAAAGAACTGGAACACCGAGGACATCCATTTGTCCGCTATGCAGATGATTGCATGATATTTTGCAAAAGTAAACGCTCTGCCAGTCGTACGATGAAGCACATCATTTGTTTTATCGAAGAAACCCTCTTTCTGAGGGTAAACCGAGAGAAAACGAAAGCAGGATATGTGCGGGGCATGAGGTTCTTAGGTTATTCCTTTTATAATATCAAAGGAGGATTTCGCTTATCTGTACACCCCAAAAGTTATGCAAAACTGAAAGCCCGATTGAAAGAGCTGACAGGTCGCAGTAATGGTATGGGATACGATAAACGCAAATACGAACTTCATCAATTCATTCGTGGCTGGATTGAATACTTCAAACTGGCAGACATGCAAAACCATCTGAAGAGAATAGATCAATGGCTCCGTCGTCGGCTTCGTATGTGTATATGGAAATACTGGAAGAAGATAAAGACCCGTTCCGATAATTTGATTCGTTGTGGGATAGACAAAGTTCGTGCTTTGAGTTTTTCCAATGCCCGTAAAAGCTACTGGCGCATGGCTAGATGTCAAATCCTGAAGGAAGCTATAAGCAACGAAAACCTTAGCAAAGCGGGCTATCCTTGTCTGATGGATTATTACCGTAAAGTGGCATCGTAA
- a CDS encoding methylglyoxal synthase: MEKLVRKIGLVAHDGMKKDLIEWVIWNSELMMGHKFYCTGTTGTLIREALKEKHPDIEWDITILKSGPLGGDQQMGSRIVDGEIDYLFFFTDPMTLQPHDTDVKALTRLAGVENIVFCCNRSTADHIISSPLFVDPEYQRTRPDYSTYAKRFENKPLVTEAVENVEKRKVSKGH, encoded by the coding sequence ATGGAAAAACTAGTTAGAAAGATTGGTCTGGTAGCTCATGATGGTATGAAAAAAGACCTTATTGAATGGGTTATCTGGAACTCTGAGCTAATGATGGGTCATAAGTTTTATTGTACAGGAACTACCGGTACGTTGATTCGCGAAGCTCTGAAAGAAAAGCACCCTGATATAGAATGGGATATCACAATATTAAAATCTGGTCCGCTTGGTGGCGACCAACAAATGGGTTCTCGCATTGTGGATGGTGAAATTGACTATCTGTTCTTCTTCACTGACCCTATGACTCTGCAACCTCATGACACTGACGTAAAGGCATTAACCCGTTTGGCAGGAGTTGAAAATATTGTATTCTGCTGTAACCGTTCTACTGCCGATCATATTATTTCCAGTCCGCTGTTCGTTGATCCTGAATATCAACGTACTCGTCCTGATTATTCTACTTATGCAAAACGTTTTGAAAATAAACCTCTGGTAACAGAAGCTGTTGAAAACGTAGAAAAGAGAAAAGTAAGCAAAGGTCATTAA
- a CDS encoding glycosyltransferase family 2 protein: MNKVAVVILNWNGSEMLRKFLPSVISYSALSGVDVYVADNGSTDNSLAVLNEEFPSVKQVVLKENNGFADGYNKALAQIEAEYYVLLNSDVEVTEHWLEPMITYLDAHPEVAACQPKILSWRQKDYFEYAGACGGYIDHFGYPFCRGRIMGVVEKDNGQYNDIIPVFWATGASLFIRSADYWNVGGLDGRFFAHMEEIDLCWRLRSRGRGLVCVPQSVVYHVGGATLKKENPRKTFLNFRNNLLMLYKNLPENDLRYVMTVRCMLDYVAAFSFLLKGGVANMTAVLQARKEYRAIRKDFRPSRKENLEKSSLQIIPEQIKKSILVHYYLRGKKYFSQIDRFYLK; the protein is encoded by the coding sequence ATGAATAAAGTTGCTGTAGTTATATTGAATTGGAATGGAAGTGAGATGCTTCGTAAGTTTCTTCCTTCTGTTATAAGTTATTCTGCACTAAGCGGAGTCGATGTTTATGTGGCCGATAATGGGTCTACTGATAATTCACTGGCCGTACTAAATGAAGAATTCCCCTCTGTAAAGCAGGTTGTACTGAAAGAAAACAATGGTTTTGCAGATGGGTATAATAAAGCCTTGGCTCAGATTGAGGCAGAATATTACGTTCTTCTTAACTCGGATGTAGAAGTAACGGAACATTGGTTGGAACCAATGATTACTTATCTGGATGCTCATCCTGAAGTGGCAGCTTGCCAGCCAAAGATTTTAAGCTGGCGACAAAAGGATTATTTTGAATATGCCGGTGCTTGCGGAGGATATATCGATCATTTTGGATATCCTTTCTGCAGGGGACGTATCATGGGCGTGGTTGAAAAAGACAATGGACAATATAATGATATTATTCCCGTGTTCTGGGCTACCGGAGCATCGCTTTTTATCCGATCGGCCGATTATTGGAATGTTGGAGGATTAGACGGGCGTTTCTTTGCTCACATGGAAGAGATTGATCTTTGCTGGCGGTTGAGAAGTCGTGGAAGAGGTCTGGTTTGTGTACCCCAAAGCGTAGTATATCATGTGGGAGGGGCTACTCTTAAAAAAGAAAACCCAAGGAAGACATTCCTTAATTTCAGGAATAATCTTTTAATGCTATATAAAAATCTTCCAGAGAACGATTTAAGGTATGTAATGACCGTGCGCTGTATGTTAGATTACGTGGCAGCCTTTTCCTTTTTGTTAAAAGGTGGAGTGGCAAATATGACAGCTGTGCTACAAGCCCGCAAAGAATATCGTGCTATCAGAAAGGATTTTAGACCATCCCGAAAAGAAAATTTGGAAAAAAGTTCTCTCCAGATTATTCCCGAACAGATAAAAAAGAGTATTTTAGTGCACTATTATTTGAGAGGGAAGAAATATTTCTCTCAAATAGATAGATTTTACTTAAAATAA
- a CDS encoding lysophospholipid acyltransferase family protein, giving the protein MSKLVYIFAYLGIWLIAIMPFNVLYKFSDLLYVFMYKVVGYRKKVVRQNLRNSFPEKSADDLKAIERKFYHYICDYMLESVKMPFLSKDELLRRITFKNTEQYLEMLEKYGGIIIMMPHYANYEWTVSIGSFMKEGDIPMQVYKPIKNKYIDELFKRARSRFGGYNVPKHEAVKEVIKARKEGEKLVLGLIADQSPNKNSLHFWTNFLNQETSFMDGGERIARMMDFPVFYCELKKEKRGYCEAIFELMVEFPKQTTKGEITEMFVRKVEQTIIREPGYWFWSHKRWKHKRQNVE; this is encoded by the coding sequence ATGTCGAAGTTAGTCTACATATTTGCATATTTAGGTATATGGTTGATCGCCATCATGCCTTTTAATGTGCTCTATAAATTTTCTGATCTTCTGTATGTATTCATGTATAAGGTTGTTGGTTACCGGAAAAAGGTTGTGCGACAGAATCTGCGAAACTCTTTTCCTGAGAAATCAGCAGACGATTTAAAAGCTATAGAGCGTAAGTTCTATCACTATATCTGTGATTATATGCTTGAAAGTGTAAAGATGCCATTTCTTTCTAAAGATGAGCTACTTCGCCGGATTACATTTAAGAACACAGAGCAGTATCTTGAAATGTTAGAGAAGTATGGAGGAATTATTATAATGATGCCTCACTATGCAAATTATGAGTGGACTGTTTCCATAGGCTCCTTCATGAAAGAGGGAGATATCCCTATGCAGGTATATAAACCTATCAAGAACAAATACATTGATGAACTGTTTAAACGTGCCCGCTCTCGTTTTGGAGGCTATAATGTTCCTAAACACGAAGCGGTAAAAGAGGTTATAAAGGCTAGAAAAGAAGGGGAAAAGCTGGTGTTAGGGCTCATTGCCGATCAGTCTCCAAATAAAAACAGTCTTCATTTCTGGACAAACTTCCTGAATCAGGAAACTTCTTTTATGGATGGAGGAGAACGCATTGCCCGCATGATGGATTTTCCTGTTTTTTATTGTGAGCTGAAAAAAGAAAAACGAGGTTATTGCGAAGCTATATTCGAACTGATGGTGGAATTCCCCAAGCAGACTACTAAAGGAGAGATTACGGAGATGTTTGTACGTAAAGTGGAACAAACAATAATCCGTGAACCCGGATATTGGTTCTGGTCTCATAAGCGCTGGAAACATAAACGTCAAAATGTGGAATGA